A genomic segment from Nocardia cyriacigeorgica GUH-2 encodes:
- a CDS encoding alpha/beta fold hydrolase, whose product MARILLVPGFWLGAWAWDEVADDLRRHGDDVLALTLPGLDPDDENRLDATLERQARAIVDAAGEQPAVLVAHSGGGAAAYLACDLAPERFSRAIYVDSAPLPNGFVLNSELDLAAREYPLPEWRDLDADGDNLAGLDEAALDRFRDRAVSEPTAVAAAPLRLSDQPAGRRIPTTIICNTFTAEVVAKLRDEGQMPMFAELARLDADYVDLPTGHWPMWSKPHELADLIHTIAQR is encoded by the coding sequence ATGGCACGCATACTTCTGGTTCCCGGTTTCTGGTTGGGCGCATGGGCGTGGGACGAGGTGGCCGACGATCTGCGCCGCCACGGTGACGACGTGCTGGCGCTGACGCTGCCCGGTCTCGACCCAGACGACGAGAACCGGCTCGACGCCACACTCGAACGGCAGGCCCGTGCCATCGTCGACGCCGCGGGCGAGCAGCCCGCGGTGCTGGTCGCGCACTCCGGCGGCGGTGCGGCCGCGTATCTGGCCTGCGATCTGGCGCCGGAGCGGTTCTCCCGGGCGATCTATGTCGACAGCGCGCCACTGCCCAACGGCTTCGTGCTCAATTCCGAACTCGACCTCGCCGCCCGCGAATACCCGTTACCGGAATGGCGGGACCTGGACGCCGACGGCGACAACCTGGCCGGACTCGACGAGGCAGCGCTGGACAGGTTCCGGGACCGCGCGGTCTCCGAACCGACCGCCGTGGCCGCCGCGCCGCTGCGACTGAGCGACCAGCCCGCGGGCCGGCGCATCCCGACCACGATCATCTGCAATACCTTCACCGCCGAAGTGGTGGCCAAGCTGCGCGACGAAGGCCAGATGCCGATGTTCGCGGAGCTGGCTCGCCTCGACGCCGACTACGTCGACCTGCCCACCGGTCACTGGCCCATGTGGTCCAAGCCGCACGAGCTCGCCGACCTGATCCACACCATCGCGCAGCGCTGA